The stretch of DNA ATTGATTTTTTTTAGCAGCCATATGTCAAATCATCCCACTGCTATGAATGAATCTACAGTTTTTCTGTGTGCCTCCTTGTTGTGAAGttgaaaaaagaaagaaaaagataCACCTATTTTCCCCATTTCTTGCGTCGAGCTCGCAAAGATCAGATCAGAACACCTTAAGCTCCCAAACCCTAATCTCCTTCTACCTTCCCAGAACGATCCTCACTCCAGGacaaaccctaaccctagaacTAGCTAGCATCGGAAGAAACGAATATTTTTCTGGGGAAAATGACTAACCCTTTGACAGCTCTCTTAAATTGGTGTATATACACAGGTCGCTGGCAATGGCATCTCCGTCGAGCACCGGCAACTCCGCCGTCTCCGTGGTGGTCGCAGCTCCGACGACACCGGGGGCCGGGGCGCCGTGCGCTGCGTGCAAGTTCCTGCGGCGCAAGTGCCTCCCTGGTTGCGTGTTCGCGCCCTACTTCCCGCCGGAGGAGCCGCAGAAGTTCGCCAACGTGCACAAGGTGTTCGGCGCCAGCAACGTGACCAAGCTGCTCAACGAGCTGCCGCCGCACCAGCGGGAGGACGCCGTTAGCTCGCTGGCCTACGAGGCGGAGGCGCGGGTCAAGGACCCCGTCTACGGCTGCGTCGGCGCCATCTCCGTGCTCCAGCGCCAGGTCCACCGCCTCCAGAAGGAGCTCGACGCCGCGCACACCGAGCTCCTCCGCTACGCCTGCGGCGAGCTCGGTGGCATCCCCACCGCGCTTCCCGTCGTCACGGCCAGCATCCCCACCGGCAGGCTCTCATCCGCCGCAATGCCGTGCCCCGGGCAGCTCGGCGGCGGCATGTACAGCGGCGGAAGTGGCGGTGGCTTCCGGAGGCTCGGGCTTGTGGACGCGATAGTGCCACAGCCACCTCTTTCTGCCGGTTGCTACTACAATATGCGGAGCAGCAACAACGCTGGAGGCAGCGTCGCCGCTGAGGTGGCGCCCGTGCAGATCCCTTACGCCTCCATGGCGAATTGGGCTGTGAACGCCATTAGCACCATCACCACCACCTCAGGATCAGAGAGCATTGTGATGGATCACAAGGAAGGAGGCGACAGCAGCATGTGAACTGGCGCACCCAACCAACAGTGAGTGGCCCGTTTGAGTAAATTGTTGCACTGTAATCATGCATATGTATATATGCAGCTTCATGTGTTATCTGTGCTACAATCTTGCCTTGTGCAGTGCATGTGGATTACCTCTCCTACTCTCAAGACCGATGGATGTGGAGAATGATATGTGCGCTTTGGCCGGC from Triticum urartu cultivar G1812 chromosome 3, Tu2.1, whole genome shotgun sequence encodes:
- the LOC125547923 gene encoding protein LATERAL ORGAN BOUNDARIES-like; this encodes MASPSSTGNSAVSVVVAAPTTPGAGAPCAACKFLRRKCLPGCVFAPYFPPEEPQKFANVHKVFGASNVTKLLNELPPHQREDAVSSLAYEAEARVKDPVYGCVGAISVLQRQVHRLQKELDAAHTELLRYACGELGGIPTALPVVTASIPTGRLSSAAMPCPGQLGGGMYSGGSGGGFRRLGLVDAIVPQPPLSAGCYYNMRSSNNAGGSVAAEVAPVQIPYASMANWAVNAISTITTTSGSESIVMDHKEGGDSSM